The following coding sequences lie in one Benincasa hispida cultivar B227 chromosome 6, ASM972705v1, whole genome shotgun sequence genomic window:
- the LOC120080072 gene encoding thylakoid membrane protein slr0575-like, with protein sequence MSISGISPTPGLCSCSHDQFTLGNRLSVLSLRFSRPYRTISPPGGGNFIGRPNFLVHFEPRTLLQKPQRLAFTFSARAADSTQPSSVSASPDKAVVSDDEFSLAKVSFGVIGLGVGISLLSYGFGAYFNILPGSEWSAIMLTYGFPLAIIGMALKYAELKPVPCLTYSDAQKLRETCATPILKQVRDDVIRFRYGDEQHLDEALKRIFQYGMAGGIPRRSAPILQSIREEVIEDGKYCLVLVFEAKALTLSDFEQRQAKFASFFGPGITAEVGKGETDLYETGLFLTLFPVLHRDKV encoded by the exons ATGTCAATCAGTGGAATATCTCCAACTCCTGGTCTCTGTTCTTGCTCCCATGATCAATTCACTCTCGGCAATCGCCTCTCCGTTCTTTCTCTGCGTTTCTCTCGTCCCTACCGCACAATTTCCCCTCCCGGCGGTGGCAATTTCATCGGCAGACCCAACTTTTTGGTCCATTTTGAACCTAGAACGCTTCTGCAGAAGCCTCAGCGGTTAGCTTTCACATTCTCGGCTAGAGCTGCTGATTCTACTCAGCCGTCTTCCGTTTCTGCCTCGCCGGACAAAGCAGTAGTTTCCGACGACGAATTCTCGCTTGCCAAA GTTTCATTTGGTGTAATTGGCTTAGGTGTTGGGATTTCTTTGTTGTC GTATGGATTCGGTGCATACTTTAATATCCTTCCGGGATCTGAATGGTCTGCCATTATGCTAACATATGGTTTCCCTCTTGCAATTATTGGCATGGCTCTAAAG TATGCTGAACTCAAACCAGTGCCATGCTTGACATACTCAGATGCTCAAAAACTGAGGGAAACATGCGCCACCCCAATTCTCAAACAG GTAAGAGACGATGTTATTAGGTTCCGTTATGGGGATGAACAACACTTGGATGAGGCATTGAAACGGATTTTCCAGTATGGTATG GCTGGGGGAATTCCTCGAAGGAGTGCACCGATTTTGCAAAGTATACGTGAAGAA GTCATAGAAGATGGAAAGTATTGTCTGGTCTTGGTGTTCGAAGCCAAAGCCTTGACATTGTCAGATTTTGAGCAAAGACAG GCAaaatttgcttctttttttgGACCAGGGATCACTGCAGAAGTTGG GAAGGGAGAGACTGATCTGTATGAAACCGGCTTATTTCTAACACTATTCCCGGTGCTTCACCGTGATAAAGTATAG